In Cryptomeria japonica unplaced genomic scaffold, Sugi_1.0 HiC_scaffold_1179, whole genome shotgun sequence, one DNA window encodes the following:
- the LOC131054415 gene encoding glycine-rich cell wall structural protein encodes MASRTKIICYILVGLILVCTLIDRAVGEEKYYNGGHGGGGYGGGGHGGGGYGGGGHGGGGHGGYGGGGHGGGGHGGYGGGGHGGGRGGHGPPGHGPEN; translated from the coding sequence ATGGCGTCTCGTACGAAGATAATATGTTATATTTTGGTGGGCCTCATATTGGTATGTACACTCATTGACAGAGCGGTGGGGGAAGAGAAGTATTATAATGGTGGGCACGGTGGTGGTGGGTATGGTGGTGGAGGTCATGGTGGTGGTGGGTATGGTGGTGGAGGTCATGGTGGCGGTGGACATGGTGGGTATGGCGGTGGAGGACATGGTGGTGGAGGCCACGGTGGGTATGGTGGTGGCGGGCATGGTGGTGGGAGAGGTGGCCACGGTCCTCCTGGCCATGGACCTGAGAATTAA